The Candidatus Zixiibacteriota bacterium genome has a segment encoding these proteins:
- a CDS encoding CpsD/CapB family tyrosine-protein kinase, whose translation MKQGSLSIIDYYSLESPFATEFRRLLQRLKRHEAGRELKVLMITSANLSEGKSTVCSLLAITAAKKGVKTLLVDTDVRRPAIHKLFNLDREPGLTGVLEQGLPGKNVIRKTPLENLDLITAGRVTAEPAEVFDAPAIGRLLTEMKFYYDLILVDCPPIIPVSDPMLLAPEVDAVLMVVRAGQTARDVAVRAVEIMRANKTEILGVILNNADNSLPYYYDYKYYGYDYTPSRPDQRAAHRARRDKGENGEAPPDKESDRLSKVARNPKVEGNSISG comes from the coding sequence ATGAAACAGGGCTCCCTGTCGATAATCGACTACTACAGTCTTGAAAGTCCATTTGCCACGGAGTTCCGTCGCCTGCTCCAGCGATTGAAACGGCACGAGGCGGGGCGCGAGTTGAAAGTGCTGATGATCACGTCGGCGAACCTTTCTGAGGGCAAGTCGACCGTCTGTTCGCTGCTGGCGATCACGGCCGCCAAGAAGGGCGTGAAGACGCTTCTGGTGGATACGGACGTTCGTCGGCCGGCGATTCACAAGTTGTTCAATCTAGATCGCGAACCGGGATTGACGGGCGTGCTCGAGCAGGGGCTGCCCGGAAAGAACGTGATCCGCAAAACGCCGCTGGAGAATCTCGACCTGATTACGGCCGGTCGCGTGACGGCGGAACCCGCGGAGGTGTTTGATGCGCCTGCGATCGGACGGCTGCTCACGGAGATGAAGTTTTACTACGATCTGATCCTTGTCGACTGTCCGCCCATCATTCCGGTGTCGGACCCGATGCTATTGGCGCCGGAAGTGGACGCCGTGCTGATGGTGGTTCGCGCCGGGCAGACGGCTCGTGACGTGGCGGTGCGGGCGGTCGAAATCATGCGGGCGAACAAGACGGAGATACTGGGCGTCATTCTCAACAACGCCGACAATTCGCTTCCTTATTACTACGATTACAAGTACTACGGGTACGACTACACGCCATCACGCCCGGATCAGCGCGCCGCGCATCGAGCCCGCCGCGACAAGGGCGAAAACGGCGAGGCGCCGCCCGACAAAGAGTCGGACCGCCTGTCGAAGGTGGCACGCAATCCCAAGGTCGAGGGCAACTCGATCAGCGGTTAA
- a CDS encoding SPOR domain-containing protein gives MTFLVIGLLLAQPASAGIYELIASGRLAEAADSLSHYATAATRDGNILFYRALIESNAAESARLMEAALQASVSHRHRQELFYRLAQYYLVTNQFQDLARIVNEYRTYFEEGEFDREMLRLSILLDEKAGRYESALRQADRYLVRYKGSEVAQWGSIDKARLMLAQQKRIGAVEMLRALSREPRGPGVPQALYLLAFDAYNRRQYDDAVFYYNILREAYPGSVGLDALIERLGAIPDKVKSDNTAEKITGTYYSVQVGVFSEKANADRQRDQFRSYGKKVDIASKTVSGRSYHVVYVGRFTDYNDALQFKTTLEQNHGEVYQVVAR, from the coding sequence ATGACATTTCTGGTGATCGGCTTGCTGCTGGCGCAGCCTGCGTCGGCCGGAATCTACGAGTTGATTGCATCGGGCCGGCTTGCCGAGGCTGCTGATTCATTGTCTCATTATGCCACGGCGGCCACCCGCGACGGCAACATCCTCTTTTACCGGGCGCTGATCGAGTCGAACGCCGCGGAGTCGGCCCGCCTGATGGAGGCAGCGCTGCAGGCGTCGGTCTCTCACCGTCACCGGCAGGAGCTGTTCTATCGTCTCGCGCAGTACTACCTCGTGACGAACCAGTTTCAGGACCTTGCCCGAATCGTCAATGAGTACCGGACGTATTTCGAGGAAGGGGAGTTTGACCGCGAGATGCTTCGGCTGTCGATACTGCTCGATGAGAAAGCGGGCCGATACGAAAGCGCGCTTCGTCAGGCGGACCGCTATCTCGTCCGCTACAAGGGCAGCGAGGTCGCGCAGTGGGGGAGTATCGACAAGGCGCGCCTGATGCTGGCGCAGCAGAAGCGTATCGGCGCGGTCGAAATGCTTCGCGCTCTCTCACGGGAGCCGCGCGGCCCGGGTGTGCCGCAGGCGCTGTATCTGCTGGCTTTTGACGCTTACAATCGCAGGCAGTATGACGACGCGGTCTTCTACTACAACATCCTGCGCGAGGCGTATCCCGGCTCGGTGGGGCTCGACGCTCTCATCGAGCGACTCGGCGCGATTCCGGACAAGGTCAAGTCCGACAACACCGCCGAGAAAATCACCGGGACGTACTACTCGGTTCAGGTCGGGGTTTTCTCCGAGAAGGCCAACGCCGACCGTCAGCGCGATCAATTCCGGAGCTACGGCAAAAAGGTGGACATCGCGAGCAAGACGGTTTCGGGTCGTTCCTACCACGTTGTCTACGTAGGGCGGTTCACGGACTACAACGACGCCCTTCAGTTCAAAACGACACTGGAGCAGAATCACGGCGAAGTGTACCAGGTTGTCGCTCGATGA
- a CDS encoding tetratricopeptide repeat protein, whose translation METYRLSSKLREKDSEYLIQTSNDSTVGAVSTSIFINGILAERTTQAHPEQVDPQDVLALVKSSHGEKKKEIESLLSAYRQAISQAEPDTMYHLGTAFYFKGFYAEARELFYQTAASGTEYHQAYNFLAVTELALNNAQEAVQNGARAVAMRPRFADYRNNYGEALLAVDDYKGAIEQFEQATEINMYYGDAYFNLAIAHIVEAVRQPDRERWGARLGRIGDCLKKAGLIYEIYRNPRTEQAVALLQRGELREALTALKAVREAKREAGRREYAAFHTRFLLVPGWMSEKVVADRIAFLKAELQKNPTYVDLYAELSQCYLEQSKMAWQKAIDNYRKTTEINPSLRRAQIALDETEAVYEKMCTALGRITEKG comes from the coding sequence ATGGAAACGTACCGACTGAGCAGCAAGCTTCGCGAAAAAGACAGCGAGTACCTGATCCAGACTTCCAACGACTCCACTGTCGGGGCCGTGTCGACGTCGATTTTTATCAACGGCATACTGGCGGAGCGGACGACCCAGGCGCATCCGGAGCAAGTTGATCCGCAGGACGTGCTGGCGCTGGTGAAGTCGAGTCACGGGGAGAAGAAGAAGGAAATCGAGTCGCTGCTGAGCGCGTACCGCCAGGCGATCTCCCAGGCGGAGCCGGACACGATGTACCATCTGGGGACCGCGTTTTATTTCAAGGGTTTTTATGCGGAGGCGCGCGAGCTGTTTTACCAGACGGCGGCTTCGGGGACCGAGTATCACCAGGCCTACAATTTCCTCGCCGTAACCGAGCTGGCGCTCAACAACGCGCAGGAGGCGGTGCAGAACGGCGCGCGGGCGGTGGCCATGCGGCCGCGATTCGCCGACTACCGGAACAACTACGGCGAGGCGCTGCTGGCGGTGGACGACTACAAGGGGGCGATCGAGCAGTTCGAGCAGGCGACCGAGATAAACATGTATTACGGCGACGCCTACTTCAATCTGGCGATTGCGCATATCGTGGAAGCCGTTCGCCAGCCCGACCGGGAGCGATGGGGAGCGCGGCTGGGGAGGATCGGCGACTGCCTCAAGAAGGCGGGGCTGATTTATGAGATTTATCGAAACCCCCGGACGGAGCAGGCGGTCGCGCTGCTTCAGCGCGGCGAGCTGCGCGAGGCGCTGACCGCATTGAAGGCGGTTCGTGAGGCCAAGCGCGAAGCGGGACGCCGGGAGTATGCCGCGTTTCACACCCGGTTTCTGCTGGTGCCGGGGTGGATGTCGGAGAAGGTGGTGGCCGACCGGATTGCGTTTCTCAAGGCGGAGCTGCAGAAGAACCCCACCTACGTCGATTTGTACGCCGAGCTGTCGCAGTGTTACCTGGAGCAGTCCAAGATGGCGTGGCAGAAGGCGATCGACAACTATCGCAAGACCACCGAAATAAACCCGTCGCTGCGGCGGGCGCAGATCGCGCTGGACGAGACCGAAGCCGTGTACGAGAAGATGTGTACGGCGCTGGGTCGGATCACGGAGAAAGGCTGA
- a CDS encoding tetratricopeptide repeat protein produces MFQNVLIVLVILLGATSLYLGYERFFRRTRETEPELYVRALGDLLDGRTESAFTKLRQVVAENTNNIDAYLRLGRILREHNKPERALQVHKDLTLRSGLERDQKAAILTQLVEDYLALNDFETAEKALNELISLDPRSRWAHRTQLSVREKRQQWEAAYDTAVELLKLEGNKSKKPLARFKVHMASQLYRKREYHKARIVYKEAIGLDPTLVDAYLAIGDSYQLENRLEDAVNFWRKLISAVPQKGHLVIDRLKKTLFDLGRYGDMVEICENILEHDPKNLQARLTLAEFHEKKGDGDLACEVLEGLVEDYPEDLTVLIEIIRLYLDRGERRKLQDLLQTLERNREKRNAASTGMSPAAPDTTPVRT; encoded by the coding sequence ATGTTTCAAAACGTCCTGATCGTTCTTGTCATTCTTCTCGGGGCCACGTCGCTGTACCTCGGCTACGAGCGGTTCTTCCGGCGCACGCGGGAAACGGAGCCCGAGTTGTACGTCCGGGCGCTTGGCGATTTGCTGGACGGCCGTACCGAGTCCGCGTTTACCAAGCTCCGCCAGGTCGTCGCGGAAAATACCAACAATATCGACGCCTACCTTCGGCTGGGCCGGATACTCCGCGAGCATAACAAGCCCGAACGCGCGCTGCAGGTGCACAAGGATCTCACCCTCCGCTCCGGACTCGAACGGGACCAAAAAGCCGCAATCCTGACGCAACTGGTGGAGGATTACCTTGCGCTGAACGATTTCGAGACGGCGGAAAAGGCGCTGAATGAACTGATATCGCTCGATCCGCGCAGCCGCTGGGCACATCGCACGCAGCTGTCGGTCCGGGAGAAGCGCCAGCAGTGGGAAGCGGCCTACGACACGGCGGTCGAGCTGCTCAAGCTCGAGGGGAACAAATCGAAAAAACCGCTGGCCCGGTTCAAGGTTCACATGGCGTCGCAGTTGTACCGCAAGCGCGAGTACCACAAGGCCCGTATCGTGTACAAGGAAGCGATCGGGCTCGACCCGACGCTGGTGGACGCGTACCTCGCGATCGGCGACTCGTACCAGCTCGAGAATCGGCTCGAGGACGCCGTGAATTTCTGGCGCAAGCTCATTTCGGCGGTTCCGCAGAAGGGGCACCTGGTCATCGACCGGCTCAAGAAGACCCTGTTTGATCTGGGCCGCTACGGCGACATGGTGGAAATCTGCGAAAACATTCTCGAACACGACCCGAAAAACCTCCAGGCCCGCCTGACGCTCGCGGAGTTTCACGAGAAGAAAGGCGACGGTGATTTGGCGTGCGAAGTGCTGGAGGGGCTGGTCGAGGACTACCCGGAAGATTTGACGGTGCTGATCGAGATAATCCGGCTGTATCTCGATCGCGGGGAGCGACGCAAACTGCAGGACCTGCTGCAGACACTGGAGCGGAACCGCGAGAAGCGCAACGCCGCGTCGACCGGTATGTCGCCGGCCGCTCCGGATACAACTCCCGTGCGCACCTGA
- a CDS encoding GGDEF domain-containing protein codes for MEITTAVIILLSALVIVLTVIVVRMSLRHAASAADAQKTDRAGFQALLAENAADGSIQTVAGRVSNLLKGPCGCEKILFLRKQRGFLELNYYHGIRRFQRTEFRLRYSDELSDVLRQRFEPRPAADLRTLLPERMYQRLVEEGIDLCFPVYWRANLYGVYFVAGKAALIEPVMADFCAAIAHSLSAAYHIKWHETRYERIAKKLDSLREEPTAGRRESTGRVDLGILRLVRHRNTATLVPRIIDGLRSELGLSRVTYLYEPREKGEPIRHYDPDGAALSGPPSRDVFASAVSRLADAGVRSVADLVGGGEPLSGWAGDLRSAGVNYVASFPVAAGRNGLLLLQGNLTQETLARRIEELAPTAMELVSNAESYERMQAMSYTDNLTGVANQRYLMKRMQEEINRAQRYRRSLALIMFDMDDLKGINDQHGHLAGDQVLRRLGQILRNSIRAIDVVARYGGDEFCVVMPEADQATAVRFMSRLREKIAESTFRLPDGEEEIVCTISQGAAVFPDHADDQNSLLFAADMALLRAKDAGRNGFLVYNSEMAAK; via the coding sequence ATGGAGATAACTACCGCCGTCATCATCCTGTTGTCGGCGCTCGTCATCGTCCTCACAGTCATAGTAGTTCGAATGTCGCTGAGGCATGCAGCGTCGGCGGCTGATGCTCAAAAAACAGACCGGGCCGGGTTCCAGGCGTTACTGGCCGAGAATGCGGCTGACGGCAGCATACAGACGGTCGCAGGACGGGTGTCAAACCTGCTGAAGGGCCCGTGCGGCTGCGAGAAGATCCTTTTTCTGCGCAAGCAGCGCGGATTTCTCGAGTTGAACTACTATCACGGAATCCGACGGTTTCAGCGCACGGAATTCCGTCTGCGATATTCCGACGAGTTGAGCGATGTATTGCGCCAGCGGTTTGAACCGCGTCCGGCGGCCGATTTGCGGACGCTTTTGCCGGAGCGGATGTATCAGCGGCTGGTCGAGGAAGGAATCGATCTTTGTTTCCCCGTGTACTGGCGGGCCAATCTGTACGGCGTGTATTTTGTGGCGGGGAAGGCGGCGCTGATCGAGCCGGTCATGGCCGACTTCTGTGCCGCGATTGCCCACAGTCTCTCGGCCGCGTATCACATCAAGTGGCATGAGACGCGGTACGAGCGGATCGCCAAGAAGCTTGATTCGCTGCGCGAGGAGCCGACGGCGGGACGGCGGGAGTCAACGGGCCGGGTCGACCTCGGGATTCTCCGCCTGGTGCGGCACCGCAACACCGCCACGCTCGTTCCCCGGATAATCGACGGTCTGCGTTCCGAGCTGGGACTGAGCAGAGTGACTTACCTCTACGAGCCGCGCGAGAAGGGTGAGCCGATCCGTCATTACGATCCCGATGGGGCCGCATTGTCCGGACCGCCGTCGCGCGACGTGTTTGCATCGGCGGTATCCCGGCTGGCCGACGCGGGCGTTCGTTCGGTCGCCGATCTTGTCGGCGGAGGCGAACCGCTTTCGGGCTGGGCCGGCGATCTGCGTTCGGCGGGAGTCAACTATGTGGCGTCGTTTCCGGTCGCGGCCGGAAGGAACGGGCTGCTGTTGCTGCAGGGGAATCTCACTCAGGAAACACTGGCGCGCCGGATCGAGGAGCTGGCGCCGACGGCGATGGAGCTGGTCAGCAATGCCGAGTCGTACGAGCGGATGCAGGCGATGTCGTACACGGATAACCTGACGGGCGTCGCCAATCAGCGGTATTTGATGAAGCGGATGCAGGAGGAAATCAACCGGGCGCAGCGATACCGGCGGTCGCTGGCGCTGATCATGTTTGACATGGACGATTTGAAGGGGATAAACGATCAGCACGGACATCTGGCGGGCGACCAGGTGCTTCGCCGGCTGGGTCAGATTCTGCGAAATTCGATCCGCGCGATCGATGTCGTGGCCCGCTACGGCGGCGACGAATTTTGTGTTGTGATGCCGGAGGCGGATCAGGCGACCGCGGTCCGGTTCATGTCGCGTCTGCGGGAGAAGATTGCCGAGTCGACATTCCGGTTACCTGATGGGGAGGAAGAAATCGTGTGTACGATCTCCCAGGGCGCCGCGGTGTTTCCGGATCACGCCGACGACCAGAACTCCCTCCTTTTTGCCGCTGACATGGCCCTGTTGCGGGCCAAGGATGCGGGCCGAAACGGCTTTTTGGTGTACAACTCCGAAATGGCCGCCAAATAG
- a CDS encoding STAS domain-containing protein encodes MDNISISLSEAGQDKSVSEVRIDGVIDTLTASELEEVIDSLIKRQRYKIVIDLAGVDYISSAGWGIFISHIRDVRANHGDIKLAGMIPNVYEIYELLEFDNVLKAYRTVDDARDTFRVSASADGGKKKAGSRKR; translated from the coding sequence ATGGATAATATCAGCATATCGTTGTCGGAAGCGGGGCAGGACAAGTCCGTATCCGAGGTTCGGATCGACGGCGTGATCGATACGCTGACCGCCTCGGAACTGGAAGAGGTCATCGACTCGCTTATCAAGCGTCAGCGCTACAAAATCGTCATCGACCTCGCCGGAGTCGACTATATCTCGTCCGCGGGCTGGGGGATATTTATCTCGCATATCCGCGACGTTCGCGCCAACCACGGCGATATCAAACTGGCCGGCATGATTCCGAATGTCTACGAGATATATGAGCTGCTCGAGTTCGACAACGTCTTGAAGGCATATCGTACGGTTGACGACGCGCGCGATACCTTTCGAGTCTCCGCATCCGCGGACGGTGGAAAAAAAAAGGCCGGGTCGCGGAAACGGTAA
- a CDS encoding DUF3473 domain-containing protein, whose amino-acid sequence MQASVNLLTVDLEEWFVVEVLRDRYPQPTWASLPSTLTANVRRLLALFHEKNVKATWFILGWCAEHHPGIIEEIAALGHEIACHSYWHRRVDSMTPEEFREDTRRAIDAIINATGVMPRGYRAPSWSIHNKVAWAFDVLADMGFDYDSSIFPIKHDLYGMPTGPRELFRMETSSGKLLYEFPNSTYRLLGRNVPVSGGGYLRHSPYWYSRQMIRKLNAEGRPAMMYVHPWELDPKPPQIDGLSAVQWFRTYGSTEIFSYKINRLLTDFRFTTISDYIDERAGRAVGTAGA is encoded by the coding sequence ATGCAGGCTTCGGTCAATCTCCTCACGGTCGATCTCGAGGAATGGTTTGTCGTCGAGGTATTGCGCGACCGATACCCCCAGCCGACCTGGGCGTCGCTGCCGTCGACTCTGACGGCGAACGTTCGGCGGCTTCTGGCGCTGTTTCACGAGAAGAACGTAAAAGCCACCTGGTTCATCCTCGGGTGGTGCGCGGAGCATCATCCGGGAATAATCGAAGAGATCGCCGCGCTGGGTCATGAGATTGCCTGTCACTCGTACTGGCATCGCCGGGTCGATTCCATGACGCCGGAGGAGTTCCGCGAGGACACGCGGCGGGCAATAGACGCGATCATCAACGCCACCGGCGTGATGCCGCGTGGATACCGCGCGCCGAGCTGGTCGATCCATAACAAGGTGGCGTGGGCATTCGATGTTCTGGCCGATATGGGCTTTGATTACGACAGCTCGATATTTCCCATCAAACACGATTTGTATGGCATGCCGACCGGCCCTCGGGAGCTGTTCCGGATGGAGACGTCATCGGGAAAGCTTCTGTATGAGTTCCCGAACTCCACGTACCGTCTTCTGGGGCGCAACGTGCCGGTGTCAGGCGGCGGGTACCTTCGCCACTCGCCCTACTGGTACAGCCGCCAGATGATTCGGAAGCTGAACGCGGAGGGGCGCCCGGCGATGATGTACGTGCATCCCTGGGAGCTTGATCCGAAGCCGCCGCAGATCGACGGGTTGTCGGCCGTGCAGTGGTTCAGGACGTACGGATCGACAGAGATTTTTTCGTACAAGATAAACCGCCTGCTGACCGATTTCCGTTTCACCACAATCAGCGACTACATCGACGAGCGGGCGGGCCGCGCCGTGGGCACAGCGGGCGCCTGA
- a CDS encoding lipopolysaccharide assembly protein LapA domain-containing protein, which produces MWALRALLIALVFVAAVAFAYSNVGIVVDVNLQPVYSDLTAVPLITVVGWSLGIGLFLSLLLFISTYIKLSMQVRAARKRIKALETEVAILRNRPIEESADLLKGADGESADQRSAFSES; this is translated from the coding sequence ATGTGGGCATTGCGGGCGCTTCTGATCGCGCTGGTGTTCGTGGCCGCGGTCGCCTTCGCATACAGCAACGTCGGCATCGTCGTTGACGTCAACCTGCAGCCGGTGTACAGCGATCTTACCGCTGTCCCGTTGATAACGGTGGTTGGCTGGTCGCTCGGAATCGGCCTGTTTTTGTCCCTGTTGTTGTTCATCAGTACGTACATCAAGCTGTCCATGCAGGTCCGGGCTGCGCGCAAGCGCATCAAGGCGCTGGAGACGGAGGTGGCCATCCTTCGCAATCGGCCGATCGAAGAGTCGGCCGACCTGCTCAAGGGGGCCGACGGCGAATCCGCGGACCAGCGTTCGGCCTTTAGCGAAAGTTAG
- a CDS encoding polysaccharide biosynthesis/export family protein: MKSSTKSSYRALVRTVMLSVVWLVLAGVCQAQDQYRIGPTDVLEIRFWQDPNLNAEVRVALDGTITLDIIGQVHVGGKTTEEAQSDIVRRMSSLNRNISQVVVRVTAYNYQFVYVTGQVGTPGKYSFETIPDLWSVINEAGGPGPSADLTQVTIIRGGGSDAGKVEVVNVAQAIASGDLSRLPELQRQDRIEVPQTILGLPTRELGRTTEQRNIIYVMGSVNTPGPIQFEEDLDILEAIALAGGPTATADIKKTKVITKDSYYGQSLHFNLEKYTTSGFPNRYIMRKEDAIYIPERGSSFLTTTLPIVGGVAGLVTTFILVYNQINGDEGTR, encoded by the coding sequence ATGAAAAGCAGTACGAAAAGCTCTTACCGGGCACTGGTCCGGACGGTGATGTTGTCGGTGGTCTGGCTGGTGTTGGCCGGAGTCTGCCAGGCTCAGGACCAGTACCGAATTGGTCCGACCGACGTTCTTGAAATCCGGTTCTGGCAGGATCCCAACCTGAATGCGGAGGTTCGGGTGGCGCTGGACGGGACGATCACGCTCGATATTATCGGGCAGGTTCATGTAGGCGGCAAGACGACCGAGGAAGCGCAGTCGGATATCGTGCGTCGGATGTCCAGTCTCAACCGCAATATCTCGCAGGTTGTGGTGCGGGTGACGGCATACAACTACCAGTTCGTGTATGTCACGGGGCAGGTTGGGACTCCGGGCAAGTATTCGTTTGAGACGATACCGGACCTGTGGTCGGTCATCAACGAGGCCGGGGGGCCGGGTCCGAGCGCCGACCTGACACAGGTAACGATCATTCGCGGCGGCGGTTCGGACGCGGGCAAGGTCGAAGTGGTGAATGTGGCTCAGGCGATCGCATCAGGCGATTTGAGCAGGCTGCCGGAATTGCAGCGCCAGGACCGGATCGAGGTTCCGCAGACGATACTGGGGCTGCCCACGCGGGAACTCGGGCGCACGACGGAGCAGCGCAATATCATCTACGTGATGGGGTCGGTGAACACGCCGGGTCCGATCCAGTTCGAAGAGGACCTGGACATTCTCGAGGCCATCGCGCTGGCCGGAGGGCCGACGGCAACCGCCGACATCAAAAAGACGAAAGTGATCACGAAGGACAGCTACTACGGGCAGTCGCTTCATTTCAATCTCGAAAAATATACAACTTCCGGGTTTCCGAACCGGTATATCATGCGTAAGGAAGATGCGATATACATCCCGGAACGGGGCTCGAGTTTCCTGACCACGACGCTGCCGATCGTGGGTGGTGTGGCGGGTCTTGTGACGACCTTTATCCTCGTGTATAACCAGATCAACGGCGACGAGGGGACACGGTGA